In Nocardioides bizhenqiangii, the DNA window TGCGCCCGGCGCGCGACCGCGGCGGCGTCGAGCCGCTCGGGCAGCACGCCCTTCTCGGCCCGGCGGGCGATCCGCTGGACGATCCGGTGCAGCACCCACCGCAGGACCAGCCCGAGCAGGATCAGGCCGAGGATCGCCAACGGGGTCCCGATCAGCACGTCGGCCCAGTCAGCGAAGCGCTCGCTTCCGCTCCAGTCGTAGACGAGGTCGCAGACCTGCTCGCCATCGGCGCAGGGCTCGGCGGCCAAGGGGGCAGCTGGGGAGAGGGTCGGCATCCCCTGAGTGTGGCAAAGACGCCGCGCGGGTCCGAACTGGCACCACTGTCGGGGCCGGGACCGGAGCCGATATCCTCACGACCGTGACCAGCACCGCCGTACGACGACTTCTCGCCGCCGCCGCTCCCGCGGGGCTCGCCGTGGCCACGATCCTCGCCACTGCTGCTCCTGCGTCGGCCGACACCCCGGAGGGCTGGCCGGAAGAACCGTCCATCGACTTCGTCCAGATGCTGCTGATCCTGGGCGGGATCCCGCTGCTGGTCTTCCTCGCCGTCGTGGCGCTGATCTACGGCCCGCCGCTCGCGCGCGGCGAGTCGGTCAGGCCGGGTGGGGAGCAGCTGGAGAGCCAGTGGCTCGGAGGGCCGCGCAAGTCGGCAGGCGAGCTCGCCGCGCCCGACACCGAGGACTCCAAAGCCGGCGGCGCCGGCGGTCGCTGGTAACCCACGGTGGCTGTCGGGTCCCTCTCCAGCGCTCAGCAGGCCGCGCTCGACGCGACCATCCGGGCGGCCGAGCAGCAGTGCCGCGCCGAGATCTCGGTCTTCGTCGGTCCGATCGAGGGTGACGACCCGCACCGGTTCGCGACCAGCCTGCACAACACGCTCGTGCTGCCGTCGCGCAGCATCCTGGTGATGGTCGACCCCACGCGGCGTGCGGTCGAGGTCATCACCGGCGGGGAAGTCCGCCGCAAGCTCACCGACGCGGAGGCCGCGCTCGCGATCGAGGAGATGACCCGCTCGTTCGCCGACGGCGACCTCGCGGGCGGTCTGACGCGTGGCATCCGGCTGCTCGCCGAACACGCACGGTCGTGACGGTCGTCGAGTAGGAGCGAGCGCAGCGAGCGACGTATCGAGACGCGGTGAGTCGACCGCACCACGGTGAGTGGGCATGGGTGCGACGTCTCGATACGCCCTCGCCTAGCGGCTCGGGCTACTCGACGACCGAGGCGGCGTCCTTCTTCTGGGCGGCGAGGGCGCGAGCCATGTCGGACCGGCCCTCCCGGACGAACCGGATCGCACCCGGGTTGACGCCGTCGGCCTCGGACGCCAGCCAGGCGTCGACCTTGGCGAGGGCCTCCTCGGACGCCAGCACCCGCGGGAAGATGTACTCGAGCGAGATCGCCGCCCGGTGGGCGCCGAGCCGCTCCCAGGCGAGCGGGGCGTCGGCGAGGTAGCGGTCGACGTACGGCGCGAGCAGGTCCTGCTGGCCGTCGCGCATGAAGGAGAGCACGACCTGCTTCGCGGTCTCGTTGGGGACCGAGCCGTCGACCATGGCCAGCTCCCAGGCACGCTCCTTGGCCTCGGCCGTCGGCACCGCGGCCCGGGCAGCGGCGGCGTGCTCCTTGCCGGAGATGGTGTTGTCGTCGGCCAGCTCCGCGTCGATCCGCGCGTCGTCTGCGCGGCCGAGCCGGGCCAGGTTGTTGAGCAGGGTCCACCGCAGGTCCTGGTCGACGGTGAGCCCGTCGAACGTCAGCGATCCGTCGAGGAGGCCCTCGAGGTCGGCAACGGCCTGGTCGCTGTGGGCGGCGCCGGCGTAGGAGCGGGCGAAGGTCAGCTGGTGGTCGGTGCCGGGCTTCGCGTTCTCGAGCAGCTCGCGCAGGCCGCGCTCCCAGCGGTCGCGCAGGGCGGCCTTGTGGGCGGGGGCGGCGTACTGGACGACGGCCTGGGCGGCGAACCCCGGGAACGCAGTGAGACCCCACGAGTCGGTCTCGGCGCCGATGTTGCGCAGGACCAGCTCCACGAAGTCGGTCGCGGACAGCTCGGCGTCGCGGGTCATGTCCCACGCCGCGCTCCAGATCAGGGCGCGGGTGAGGGAGTCGTCGCAGGCGCCGAGGCTCGCGACGGCCGTGGCCAGCGAGCGCTCGTCGAGGCGCACCTTCGCGAAGGTCAGGTCGCCGTCGTTGAGCAGCAGCAGGTCGGGCTGGGCCTTGCCGACGAGCTCGGGGATCTCGGTGACCTCACCCACGACGTCGACCTCGACGTACTCGTCACGAACGAGCCTGCCGTCGGCAGCGTTGTTGTAGATGCCGACGCCGATCCGGTGGCGGCGCAGCGTGGGCTGCTCGTCGGTCGCGGTCTGTTTCACAGCAAACGAGGAATAGGTGGCGGTCCCTGAGCCTGTCGAAGGGTCGGCGAGCTCGAAGACCGGGCTGATCGTGTTGACGCCCGCGGTCTGCAGCCATTCCTGGGCCCAGCCTGAGAGCTCGCGACCCGAAGCCTTCTCGAGCGCGGTCAGCAGGTCGATGAACTCGGTGTTGTCGTAGGCGTGGTCGCGGAAGTACTCCCGCAGGCCCTCCAGGAAGGGCTCCAGACCGACCCACGCGACCAGCTGCTTGAGCACCGCCGCGCCCTTGGCGTAGGTGATCATGTCGAAGTTCACCTCGACCGCGTGCAGGTCGACCATGTCGGTGGCGATCGGGTGCGTGGTCGGGAGCTGGTCGGCGCGGTAGCCGCGCTGCTTGCGCATGTTGGCGAAGCCGGTCCAGGCGTCGGTGTACGACGTCGCCTCGGCCTCGGCGTGGTAGCACGCCCACTCGGCGAAGGACTCGTTGAGCCAGAGGTCGTCCCACCAGCGCATCGTCACCAGGTTGCCGAACCACATGTGCGCCATCTCGTGAAGGATGACCGAGGCGCGGAACTCGTAGAACGAGCGGGACTGCCGCGAGCGCGGGATGTACTCGTCGCGCAGGGTCACGCAGCCGGCGTTCTCCATCGCGCCCATGTTGTACTCCGGCACGTAGAGCTGGTCGTACTTCTCGAACGGGTACTGCGAGCCGAACGCCTCTTCGAAGAACTCGAAGCCCTGCTTGGTGAGGAGCACGATCTCCTCGCGGTCGCGTTCGAGCTCGGCCTTGAGCGACTGGCGCGAGTAGTGACCGAGGGGGATGACGCCGTACTTGCCCTCGTAGGTGTCCTGGAGCTCGTAGTACTCGCCGGCGACGACAGCGGTGATGTAGGTGGACATCCGCTTGGTGGTCGGGAAGCTCCAGAGCGCCACGTCGGTGGTCGAGCCGGCCGAGACCTCGGCCGGGACCGGCTCCGGCGTCGGGGCGTTGGA includes these proteins:
- a CDS encoding DUF5130 family protein — encoded protein: MAVGSLSSAQQAALDATIRAAEQQCRAEISVFVGPIEGDDPHRFATSLHNTLVLPSRSILVMVDPTRRAVEVITGGEVRRKLTDAEAALAIEEMTRSFADGDLAGGLTRGIRLLAEHARS
- the pepN gene encoding aminopeptidase N gives rise to the protein MPGSNLTRDEATARAALIDVTSYTVDLDLTKAEESGIQTFGSTSTIAFTCREPGAETWVDLVDATVHEIVLNGSPIDRASYVDSRIPLTGLQANNTLVVRADCAYSHTGEGLHHFVDPADGKVYLYSQFEVPDARRVFACFEQPDLKSVFNFNVTAPAHWKVVSNAPTPEPVPAEVSAGSTTDVALWSFPTTKRMSTYITAVVAGEYYELQDTYEGKYGVIPLGHYSRQSLKAELERDREEIVLLTKQGFEFFEEAFGSQYPFEKYDQLYVPEYNMGAMENAGCVTLRDEYIPRSRQSRSFYEFRASVILHEMAHMWFGNLVTMRWWDDLWLNESFAEWACYHAEAEATSYTDAWTGFANMRKQRGYRADQLPTTHPIATDMVDLHAVEVNFDMITYAKGAAVLKQLVAWVGLEPFLEGLREYFRDHAYDNTEFIDLLTALEKASGRELSGWAQEWLQTAGVNTISPVFELADPSTGSGTATYSSFAVKQTATDEQPTLRRHRIGVGIYNNAADGRLVRDEYVEVDVVGEVTEIPELVGKAQPDLLLLNDGDLTFAKVRLDERSLATAVASLGACDDSLTRALIWSAAWDMTRDAELSATDFVELVLRNIGAETDSWGLTAFPGFAAQAVVQYAAPAHKAALRDRWERGLRELLENAKPGTDHQLTFARSYAGAAHSDQAVADLEGLLDGSLTFDGLTVDQDLRWTLLNNLARLGRADDARIDAELADDNTISGKEHAAAARAAVPTAEAKERAWELAMVDGSVPNETAKQVVLSFMRDGQQDLLAPYVDRYLADAPLAWERLGAHRAAISLEYIFPRVLASEEALAKVDAWLASEADGVNPGAIRFVREGRSDMARALAAQKKDAASVVE